The Nitriliruptor alkaliphilus DSM 45188 genome includes a region encoding these proteins:
- a CDS encoding DUF3995 domain-containing protein, with translation MSLYPTLAAVTLVTIGVLHSILGERVLIRPLLADGRWRVGLRRPHADAIIRFAWHATTIAWFGLAATMFGVEGSVAVTAVAVVSGTIGVVYVTWHLSWPAFLLVALWAALAAGLASRWLLASLAVAAAVLAAGAAAVHVVWATGRAATSAAAALPTTPDGGSVLGRPSPTTTIAVALALATYAITLAALVFWPSLPLVRLAVVGAVVILVLRAAGDGRYVGFSKRVRATRFARLDDALYTPIVTSLAIGGAAALAL, from the coding sequence GTGAGCCTCTACCCCACCCTCGCGGCGGTCACGCTGGTGACCATCGGCGTGCTGCACTCGATCCTGGGCGAACGCGTCCTCATCCGGCCGTTGCTCGCCGACGGCCGCTGGCGGGTGGGGCTCCGGCGCCCGCACGCCGACGCGATCATCCGTTTCGCGTGGCACGCGACGACGATCGCCTGGTTCGGCCTGGCTGCGACGATGTTCGGGGTCGAGGGCTCGGTCGCCGTGACCGCCGTCGCGGTCGTCAGCGGGACGATCGGCGTGGTGTACGTCACCTGGCACCTGTCCTGGCCGGCGTTCCTCCTGGTCGCGTTGTGGGCGGCGCTGGCCGCCGGGCTCGCGTCGCGGTGGTTGCTCGCGAGCCTCGCGGTGGCAGCGGCCGTCCTCGCTGCCGGCGCCGCCGCGGTGCATGTGGTGTGGGCGACGGGGCGGGCCGCCACCTCCGCAGCAGCGGCGCTCCCGACCACCCCCGACGGCGGGTCCGTGCTCGGACGCCCCTCCCCCACGACCACGATCGCGGTGGCGCTCGCCCTCGCGACCTACGCGATCACGCTCGCCGCCCTCGTGTTCTGGCCCTCCCTGCCGCTCGTCCGGCTCGCGGTCGTCGGCGCGGTGGTGATCCTCGTACTGCGCGCGGCGGGTGACGGGCGGTACGTCGGTTTCAGCAAGCGGGTGCGGGCCACGCGCTTCGCTCGGCTCGACGACGCGCTGTACACGCCGATCGTGACGTCCCTGGCCATCGGCGGAGCAGCAGCCTTGGCGCTCTGA
- a CDS encoding DapH/DapD/GlmU-related protein: MSDATPRPAHGLGIATRSTRGEGTKVLDTWYPHARLDTPGARALADALGHGDATATIELTDEHVAALEQAGADEQLLTTVRQLVAAAQQPALAPTRTSRVAVATFVADLDAPPTDAHDAYLRLHLLSQRSIAPHGANLDGAFGALNNVVWTDLGPCDPDGFEQLRLELLAAGHRVRVTSVDKFPRMTDYVVPAGVRVADADRVRLGAHLAEGTTVMHEGFVNFNAGTLGSSMVEGRISAGVVVGDGSDLGGSSSIMGTLSGGGKEIVRIGARTLLGANAGIGISLGDDCVVEAGLYVTAGTKVTLPGGEVVKARELSGRDGLLFRRDSVSGTVTVVEREGVTADWGGLNAALHAND; encoded by the coding sequence GTGTCCGACGCCACCCCCCGCCCCGCCCACGGCCTCGGGATCGCGACCCGCTCGACGCGGGGCGAGGGCACCAAGGTCCTCGACACCTGGTACCCCCACGCCCGTCTCGACACCCCGGGGGCGAGAGCCCTGGCCGACGCGCTCGGGCACGGGGACGCCACGGCGACCATCGAGCTGACCGACGAACACGTCGCTGCGCTGGAGCAGGCCGGTGCGGACGAGCAGCTCCTCACCACCGTGCGACAGCTCGTCGCGGCGGCGCAGCAGCCAGCGCTCGCCCCGACCCGCACGTCCCGCGTCGCGGTCGCGACCTTCGTCGCCGACCTCGACGCGCCGCCGACCGACGCGCACGATGCCTACCTGCGCCTGCACCTGCTGTCGCAGCGGTCCATCGCACCGCACGGCGCGAACCTGGATGGCGCGTTCGGCGCCCTGAACAACGTGGTGTGGACCGACCTCGGTCCCTGCGACCCCGACGGCTTCGAGCAGCTGCGGCTCGAGCTGCTCGCCGCCGGTCACCGCGTGCGCGTGACGTCGGTCGACAAGTTCCCCCGGATGACCGACTACGTCGTCCCGGCCGGGGTCCGCGTCGCCGACGCGGATCGCGTGCGGCTCGGTGCCCACCTCGCCGAGGGCACGACCGTCATGCACGAGGGGTTCGTCAACTTCAACGCCGGGACGCTCGGCTCGTCGATGGTCGAGGGGCGCATCTCGGCCGGTGTCGTCGTCGGCGACGGCTCGGACCTCGGTGGCAGCTCGTCGATCATGGGGACGCTGTCGGGCGGCGGCAAGGAGATCGTCCGCATCGGGGCTCGCACCCTCCTCGGCGCCAACGCCGGCATCGGGATCTCCCTCGGCGACGACTGCGTGGTCGAGGCCGGCCTGTACGTGACGGCCGGCACGAAGGTCACCCTCCCCGGCGGCGAGGTGGTCAAGGCGCGCGAGCTGTCCGGCCGCGACGGCCTGCTGTTCCGGCGCGACTCGGTGTCGGGCACGGTCACCGTCGTCGAGCGCGAGGGTGTGACTGCCGACTGGGGCGGGCTGAACGCTGCCCTCCACGCCAACGACTGA
- a CDS encoding TetR/AcrR family transcriptional regulator — protein MTKLGREDWVEAADEELAEGGIDAVRVEVLARRLGVTKGSFYWHFAGRDDLLDTVLARFEALRTDAVIEQVESVADEPVARLRALTELVFSPSGSGDRGEPAIRAWASSDPRAAATLARVDRRRVRYVADLLVAAGLERAVARRRSQLLYRTLIGDFVWRAHGGEPLDRATRREVVSLLLP, from the coding sequence GTGACGAAGCTCGGGCGCGAGGACTGGGTCGAGGCGGCCGACGAGGAGCTCGCCGAGGGCGGCATCGATGCCGTCCGTGTCGAGGTGCTCGCGCGGCGGCTGGGCGTCACCAAGGGCAGCTTCTACTGGCACTTCGCGGGAAGGGACGACCTCCTCGACACGGTGCTCGCGCGCTTCGAGGCGCTCAGGACCGATGCGGTCATCGAACAGGTCGAGTCCGTCGCGGACGAGCCCGTGGCGCGGTTACGCGCCCTGACCGAGCTGGTGTTCTCGCCGTCGGGGAGCGGGGACCGCGGCGAACCGGCCATCCGCGCCTGGGCGAGCAGCGACCCGCGGGCCGCCGCCACCCTCGCCCGGGTCGACCGGCGTCGCGTGCGGTACGTCGCCGACCTCCTCGTCGCGGCCGGGCTCGAACGCGCCGTCGCTCGGCGACGCTCGCAGCTGCTGTACCGCACGCTCATCGGTGACTTCGTGTGGCGTGCGCACGGCGGGGAGCCGCTGGACCGCGCGACGCGGCGCGAGGTCGTCAGCCTGTTGCTGCCCTGA